From a single Alkalihalophilus pseudofirmus genomic region:
- a CDS encoding GNAT family N-acetyltransferase, translating into MNIRHLAEADYDRVISVIDEWWGGRMMSDMLQRLFFIHFQETSFVIEEKHKIIGFLVGFPSQTDPNIGYIHFVGIHPKARKEGHARILYEAFFEKIKELGCDNVLCVTSPVNKGSIAFHKRMGFTIKPGTKVVNGISIYENYDGPGKDRIIFTKSLDEKRT; encoded by the coding sequence ATGAACATAAGACATTTAGCAGAAGCTGATTATGATCGGGTCATTTCAGTCATTGATGAATGGTGGGGCGGCCGTATGATGAGTGATATGCTGCAACGCTTATTCTTTATTCATTTTCAAGAAACGAGCTTTGTCATTGAAGAGAAACATAAGATTATAGGGTTTTTAGTGGGATTTCCTTCCCAGACTGACCCTAATATAGGATATATCCATTTTGTAGGGATTCACCCGAAAGCGAGGAAAGAAGGTCATGCACGCATACTGTATGAGGCTTTCTTTGAAAAAATAAAAGAGCTTGGGTGCGATAACGTACTTTGCGTTACTTCACCAGTAAATAAAGGATCCATTGCTTTTCATAAACGGATGGGATTTACCATTAAACCAGGCACCAAGGTAGTAAATGGTATTTCTATTTATGAAAATTATGATGGGCCTGGTAAAGACCGAATTATTTTCACAAAATCACTCGACGAAAAAAGAACCTAA